A single region of the Enterobacter cloacae complex sp. R_G8 genome encodes:
- the tssH gene encoding type VI secretion system ATPase TssH, which translates to MSEISRAVLFGKLDTLLFTSLESATAFCKLRGNPYVELVHWLHQLMQQQDGDLQQVIRHFALDEQQLTRDIVAALDALPRGASSVSDLSEHIDSAVERAWVYGSLKFGVSRIRGGHLLIGILKTWNLANVLKSISAQFTRLNVEVLIEQFDTICANSKETQQAAAAVDAPAGSVPAAQGTLAQYGQDLTARAREGKIDPVVGRDEEIRQMVDILMRRRQNNPLLTGEAGVGKTAVVEGLALRIADGDVPEPLQNIQLWLLDIGMLQAGAGMKGEFEARLQALINEVQSSATPIILFIDEIHTLIGAGGQQGTGDAANLLKPALARGQLRTIGATTWAEYKKYIEKDPALTRRFQTVQVHEPDEAKAVLMLRSTVSPLETHHQVLLLDEAVSAAVKLSHRYIPARQLPDKAVALLDTACARVAVSQSAPPAQLEDCLRHLAALDVEIEIAEREARVGAGESERVTALTAERDAYEAKREALARRWEDERSLVQEIIRLRAALFAAGDDDTAALRSQLAEQQQALNALQGDEPLLFAAVDENVVAAVVSDWTGIPLGRMVKNEIDAVLNLADTLNQRVIGQRHGLELIARRVKTSRAKLDDPNKPVGVFMLCGPSGVGKTETALALAESLYGGEQNVITINMSEFQEAHTVSTLKGAPPGYVGYGEGGVLTEAVRRRPYSVVLLDEIEKAHPDVHEIFFQVFDKGWMEDGEGRHIDFRNTIIILTSNVGTELISAMCADPELMPEPEALSGALRQPLLEVFPPALLGRLLVVPYYPLSDAMLGQIVRLQLKRIQRRLEENHNIISEFDDSVVEQIVQRCTEVESGGRMVDAILTNTLLPQMSQILLTASRSDEQYRRLHVTCEQGEFHCQFAA; encoded by the coding sequence ATGTCAGAAATTAGCCGTGCCGTGCTTTTCGGCAAACTGGATACGCTGTTATTTACCTCTCTGGAAAGCGCCACCGCGTTCTGCAAGCTGCGCGGCAACCCCTACGTCGAGCTGGTGCACTGGCTGCATCAGTTGATGCAGCAGCAGGATGGCGATCTGCAACAGGTGATCCGTCATTTTGCCCTCGACGAACAGCAGCTGACGCGCGATATCGTGGCGGCGCTCGATGCCCTGCCGCGCGGAGCCAGTTCCGTTTCCGATCTCTCCGAACATATCGACAGCGCCGTCGAGCGCGCCTGGGTCTATGGATCGCTGAAGTTTGGCGTCAGCCGTATCCGCGGCGGCCATCTGCTGATCGGCATTCTGAAAACCTGGAATCTGGCGAACGTGCTGAAGAGCATCTCGGCGCAGTTTACCCGTCTTAACGTCGAGGTGCTGATTGAGCAGTTCGATACTATCTGTGCCAACAGCAAAGAGACGCAGCAGGCCGCTGCCGCAGTGGATGCGCCAGCCGGTTCGGTGCCTGCTGCCCAGGGAACGCTGGCCCAGTATGGTCAGGACCTGACCGCCCGTGCCCGTGAAGGCAAAATTGACCCGGTGGTTGGGCGCGATGAAGAGATCCGCCAGATGGTCGATATCCTGATGCGTCGCCGACAGAACAACCCGCTGCTGACCGGGGAAGCCGGCGTCGGAAAAACGGCGGTGGTGGAAGGGCTGGCACTGCGCATCGCCGACGGCGATGTGCCGGAGCCGCTGCAAAACATTCAGCTGTGGCTGCTGGATATCGGCATGCTGCAGGCCGGTGCCGGGATGAAAGGCGAGTTCGAAGCCCGTCTGCAGGCATTAATCAATGAAGTACAGTCCAGCGCCACGCCAATCATTCTGTTTATCGATGAGATCCACACCCTGATCGGTGCGGGCGGTCAGCAGGGCACCGGCGACGCCGCTAACCTGCTGAAGCCGGCGCTGGCGCGTGGACAACTGCGTACCATTGGCGCCACCACCTGGGCGGAATACAAAAAATACATCGAGAAGGATCCGGCGCTGACCCGTCGCTTCCAGACGGTACAGGTACATGAACCCGATGAGGCCAAAGCGGTTCTGATGCTGCGCAGCACCGTGTCGCCGCTGGAGACCCATCATCAGGTCTTACTGCTCGACGAAGCGGTTAGCGCAGCCGTGAAGCTTTCGCATCGCTACATTCCCGCCCGTCAACTGCCGGATAAAGCCGTTGCGCTGCTGGATACGGCCTGCGCCCGCGTGGCGGTGAGCCAGAGTGCACCTCCGGCGCAGCTGGAAGATTGCCTGCGCCATCTTGCGGCGCTGGACGTAGAAATTGAGATAGCGGAGCGCGAAGCGCGCGTCGGTGCAGGGGAATCTGAGCGCGTTACGGCACTGACCGCAGAGCGTGACGCGTATGAAGCCAAACGTGAGGCCCTGGCCCGGCGCTGGGAAGACGAGCGCAGCCTGGTGCAGGAGATCATCCGCCTGCGTGCCGCACTGTTTGCGGCGGGCGATGACGATACCGCAGCGCTGCGCAGCCAACTGGCAGAGCAGCAGCAGGCGCTGAACGCCTTACAGGGTGATGAACCGCTGCTGTTTGCCGCTGTGGATGAAAACGTGGTGGCGGCAGTGGTCTCTGACTGGACCGGCATCCCGCTGGGCCGGATGGTGAAAAACGAGATTGACGCGGTGTTGAACCTCGCCGACACGCTGAACCAGCGGGTGATTGGCCAGCGTCACGGTCTGGAACTGATTGCCCGCCGGGTGAAAACCTCCCGGGCGAAACTCGACGATCCGAACAAGCCGGTCGGCGTGTTTATGCTCTGCGGTCCGTCGGGGGTGGGGAAAACCGAAACCGCGCTGGCGCTGGCGGAGTCGCTGTACGGTGGCGAACAGAACGTCATCACCATTAATATGAGTGAATTCCAGGAAGCGCATACGGTTTCAACCTTAAAAGGTGCACCGCCGGGATACGTCGGTTATGGTGAAGGCGGGGTGTTAACCGAGGCCGTCCGTCGCCGTCCTTACAGCGTGGTGCTGCTGGACGAAATCGAAAAAGCGCACCCGGACGTACATGAGATCTTCTTCCAGGTCTTTGACAAAGGCTGGATGGAGGACGGCGAAGGTCGTCACATTGATTTCCGTAATACGATTATTATTCTGACGTCTAACGTCGGGACCGAGCTTATCAGCGCCATGTGTGCCGATCCGGAACTGATGCCGGAGCCGGAGGCGTTAAGCGGGGCGCTGCGCCAGCCGCTGCTGGAGGTGTTCCCACCGGCGCTGCTGGGCCGGTTGCTGGTGGTGCCGTACTATCCGCTGAGCGACGCGATGCTGGGGCAGATTGTTCGCCTGCAGCTCAAACGCATTCAGCGTCGCCTGGAAGAGAATCACAATATTATTTCCGAGTTTGATGACAGCGTTGTAGAACAGATTGTTCAACGCTGTACCGAGGTGGAATCAGGTGGACGTATGGTGGATGCGATCCTGACCAACACCTTGCTGCCTCAGATGAGTCAGATATTACTTACCGCCAGCCGCAGCGACGAGCAGTACCGACGTCTGCATGTCACCTGCGAGCAGGGCGAGTTTCACTGTCAGTTTGCCGCGTAA
- the tssE gene encoding type VI secretion system baseplate subunit TssE: MSNPAGEGDLLRSGWQARSKQEKVGARDKMQPSLLDRLTDNDPEKKRESANSNLITHAALRRNVLRDLQWLFNTINHDASGDLSLLPHVSRSVVNFGVAPLAGKRMSDIEWHDIQRKLTEAIVNFEPRILPQGLQVRCVSDTSSLDLHNVLSIEIKGRLWCVPYPLEFLFRTDVDLENGHFELKDAG, translated from the coding sequence ATGAGTAATCCTGCTGGCGAAGGCGATCTGCTGCGCAGCGGCTGGCAAGCCCGCAGTAAGCAGGAGAAGGTGGGGGCGCGCGATAAAATGCAGCCCTCGCTGCTCGATCGCCTCACCGATAACGACCCGGAGAAAAAGCGCGAGTCGGCCAACAGCAACCTGATCACCCATGCCGCGCTACGTCGCAATGTGCTGCGGGATCTGCAGTGGCTGTTTAACACCATCAATCACGACGCTTCCGGCGATTTGAGCCTGCTGCCGCACGTGAGCCGCTCGGTGGTGAATTTTGGCGTTGCGCCGCTGGCCGGGAAGCGCATGTCGGACATCGAATGGCACGACATTCAGCGCAAACTCACCGAGGCGATTGTCAACTTTGAACCCCGCATTTTGCCCCAGGGGCTGCAGGTCCGCTGCGTGTCGGACACCTCCTCGCTGGATCTGCACAACGTACTCTCCATCGAGATAAAAGGGCGTTTGTGGTGTGTGCCGTACCCGCTGGAGTTTCTGTTTCGTACCGATGTTGATCTGGAAAACGGCCACTTTGAACTGAAAGATGCGGGGTGA
- the tssG gene encoding type VI secretion system baseplate subunit TssG, with translation MSDVVTAPLKVHRLTPLPDSFWRGVRETPWRYDLFQLLRRIDAQGGERYPLGRAPLPKFEPLRLGQQPSMSFAPSTVAQVRQREGNGLHEVSILSFGLFGPNGPLPVHMTEYARERIHHHQDTSLSAFADLFHHRLTLLFYRAWADAQPAVSLDRADNKRFEGYLASLIGMGQPGQMDKGSLSAHARFTHAGHLTRHGRDPEGLEKILRNYFKAPVKLIANVPQWMPLSPREQAQLGAGRRVPRMGESAFLGVAVRDVQHKFRIEIGPLSAEAYNRFLPGEAWVTELRDWVRQYAGVEFEWETRVILRADAVQGATLGSTGRLGYNTWLGLQPQPVPRGDLVYRAER, from the coding sequence ATGAGCGACGTTGTCACCGCGCCACTGAAGGTCCATCGTCTGACGCCGCTGCCGGACAGTTTCTGGCGCGGGGTTCGCGAGACGCCATGGCGCTACGATCTGTTCCAGCTGTTAAGGCGCATTGATGCTCAGGGCGGGGAACGCTACCCGTTGGGGCGTGCGCCGCTGCCAAAATTCGAGCCGCTACGCCTGGGCCAGCAGCCGTCGATGAGTTTTGCGCCGTCGACGGTGGCGCAGGTACGCCAGCGCGAAGGCAACGGGCTGCACGAGGTCTCCATTCTGAGCTTCGGCCTGTTTGGTCCTAACGGGCCGCTGCCGGTTCACATGACCGAGTACGCCCGCGAGCGGATCCATCATCATCAGGACACCAGCCTGAGCGCGTTTGCCGATCTGTTCCATCATCGTCTGACGCTGCTGTTTTATCGCGCCTGGGCCGATGCGCAGCCTGCCGTCTCCCTCGACCGCGCCGACAATAAACGTTTTGAGGGATATCTGGCGTCGTTGATTGGGATGGGACAGCCCGGCCAGATGGACAAAGGCAGCCTGAGCGCCCACGCCCGCTTTACCCACGCCGGACACCTGACCCGCCACGGACGGGATCCTGAAGGTCTGGAAAAAATCCTGCGTAACTATTTTAAAGCCCCGGTCAAACTGATCGCCAACGTACCGCAGTGGATGCCGCTTTCACCGCGCGAGCAGGCGCAGCTGGGAGCAGGACGCCGCGTGCCGCGGATGGGCGAATCTGCGTTTCTGGGCGTGGCGGTCCGCGACGTGCAGCATAAATTTCGCATCGAGATTGGCCCGCTCAGCGCGGAAGCGTACAACCGGTTTTTGCCCGGAGAAGCATGGGTAACCGAACTGCGGGACTGGGTACGCCAGTACGCAGGGGTGGAATTTGAATGGGAAACACGGGTGATCCTGCGCGCTGACGCCGTGCAGGGCGCCACGCTCGGCAGCACCGGGCGATTGGGGTACAACACCTGGCTGGGCCTTCAGCCGCAGCCTGTCCCGCGTGGCGATCTGGTGTATCGCGCAGAGCGGTAA
- a CDS encoding serine/threonine-protein kinase, with product MTDNDNNRTVPNALPVGYRFNEFEIKEVIGGGGFGIVYRAWDHQLERTIAIKEFMPSSLAVRGDDMTLVLRSERFGKAFSAGLNSFIQEARLLARFNHPNLLHVLRFWVQNDTAYMGTLFYSGTTLSRLREEKPELINEAWIRRTLPMLFGAIKTIHDEGYLHRDISLDNIQIQDNGLPVLLDFGSARRTIGNLSDETETMLRPGFAPIEQYTDDNESEQGPWTDIYALGAVLRTLIVGSPPPVSVVRSIQDTCKPLVEIQPQGYSLSLLQAIDRALALHMEDRPQSIDEFAALIEMPVAGIDDVLTAKKPGTMLVPVEEEAPASAFDWRRYKIPGMVAAGVLVGVVAGAMLFSGGHDAPEQAAQAPETSRTTETASNAPEVKPETAKVSEQAATPATAQPTPPPVEASPIALVYIRILDGETLKVNGEPKALRPANNGYASLKLPAGEVSIELQGNGRTRSQTLDIVKPGTWLVNP from the coding sequence ATGACGGATAATGATAACAATCGGACTGTCCCAAACGCGCTCCCGGTCGGGTATCGCTTCAACGAGTTTGAAATTAAAGAGGTGATTGGCGGCGGCGGATTCGGCATCGTCTATCGCGCCTGGGATCACCAGCTCGAACGCACTATCGCTATCAAAGAATTTATGCCTTCCTCGCTCGCCGTGCGCGGCGACGACATGACGCTGGTACTGCGCAGCGAACGCTTTGGCAAAGCGTTTTCGGCGGGGCTGAACAGCTTCATTCAGGAAGCCCGCCTGCTGGCGCGCTTCAACCACCCGAACCTGCTGCACGTGTTGCGCTTCTGGGTGCAAAACGATACGGCCTACATGGGGACGCTGTTTTACAGCGGCACCACGCTTTCTCGCCTGCGCGAGGAGAAGCCGGAGCTGATTAACGAGGCATGGATCCGACGTACGCTGCCGATGCTGTTTGGCGCAATCAAGACCATCCATGACGAGGGCTATCTGCACCGCGATATCTCACTGGATAACATCCAGATTCAGGATAACGGCCTGCCGGTGCTGCTGGACTTCGGCTCCGCGCGTCGCACCATCGGTAACCTCTCTGACGAAACCGAAACCATGCTGCGTCCGGGCTTTGCGCCTATCGAGCAGTACACCGACGACAACGAAAGCGAGCAGGGACCCTGGACGGATATTTACGCCCTCGGCGCGGTGCTGCGCACCCTGATCGTGGGTTCACCGCCGCCGGTTAGCGTGGTGCGTTCTATTCAGGACACCTGCAAACCGCTGGTGGAAATCCAGCCGCAGGGGTACTCCCTGTCGCTGCTGCAGGCCATCGACCGTGCCCTGGCGTTGCATATGGAAGACCGTCCGCAGTCTATTGATGAGTTCGCGGCATTGATCGAGATGCCGGTCGCCGGTATCGATGACGTGCTGACTGCTAAAAAACCGGGCACCATGCTGGTGCCGGTGGAAGAAGAGGCACCGGCTTCGGCGTTTGACTGGCGTCGTTACAAGATCCCCGGGATGGTTGCCGCGGGTGTGCTGGTCGGGGTGGTAGCTGGCGCGATGCTGTTCAGCGGCGGCCACGATGCGCCAGAGCAGGCTGCGCAAGCGCCGGAAACATCCCGCACGACAGAAACCGCATCGAACGCGCCAGAAGTCAAACCGGAGACCGCGAAGGTGAGCGAACAAGCGGCAACGCCTGCGACAGCGCAACCGACGCCGCCACCGGTTGAAGCCAGCCCGATTGCTCTGGTCTACATTCGCATTCTTGACGGAGAGACGTTGAAAGTGAACGGCGAGCCGAAAGCGCTGCGTCCGGCGAACAACGGCTATGCATCGCTCAAGCTGCCAGCGGGTGAGGTGAGCATTGAACTGCAGGGCAACGGCAGAACCCGTAGCCAGACGCTGGATATCGTGAAGCCTGGCACCTGGCTGGTGAATCCGTAA
- a CDS encoding phospholipase: protein MYNIKFVYLFSENVSPALFAKIIRPSVAGQWIMSVPDNSLRSLFTRYDLLHSITGANPYQSGRDTRKLIVQDLDMGRVVAIDESYRNWSSVTEIFYINADGRLQAASQDGLGWYPVSTIVDRYETMVRTYGSRPAPTVLPKQVVKSKAAQMPDEPTPGKDGKTYAAQLENMTKAERWQARKDLIAKGSNSLYPDAQIAAKRLAANNIAVEKAKLAENVYKTVNPLEATPGVPEGWKDISNDAGALQKFGLKSKDLFDRADSPDFLSRVYQPDPGVFGKDMNSTLVFRGSREPGLPSLSEHLDSLRNKNGFASIKNGADWANNFKQGIGFEAPYYRSAVQLGEKIAMSSQPIDIAGHSLGGGLASATSIASGKAAWTFNASGLNSGTVEKYGGRLLGSAENIQAYRVKGELLTKIQEVDLVEDFKMVRGHVPSLIAKEELSALAPDAAGIPHDLPGGVGGALDRHGIGQAINCIEQQKDEDISIIRSRL, encoded by the coding sequence ATGTACAACATAAAATTTGTCTATCTTTTCAGCGAGAACGTCTCGCCCGCGCTTTTTGCGAAAATTATCCGCCCGTCCGTTGCCGGGCAGTGGATTATGTCGGTGCCCGACAATTCGCTGCGCTCGCTGTTTACACGTTACGACTTGCTGCACTCCATCACTGGCGCGAATCCTTATCAGTCCGGGCGCGATACCCGTAAGCTGATTGTGCAGGATCTCGACATGGGCAGAGTGGTGGCGATCGACGAGAGCTATCGTAACTGGTCGTCAGTGACGGAGATATTTTATATCAATGCTGATGGCCGCCTGCAGGCTGCCTCGCAGGACGGTCTGGGCTGGTACCCGGTGAGTACAATTGTCGACCGCTACGAAACCATGGTGCGAACCTATGGCTCCCGCCCTGCGCCAACGGTGCTGCCGAAGCAGGTAGTCAAATCCAAAGCGGCACAGATGCCGGATGAGCCGACGCCGGGCAAAGACGGTAAAACCTATGCGGCACAGCTGGAGAATATGACCAAAGCCGAACGCTGGCAGGCGCGTAAGGATCTGATTGCGAAGGGGAGTAATAGCCTCTATCCGGATGCGCAAATCGCGGCTAAGCGGCTGGCGGCGAATAATATCGCGGTTGAGAAAGCGAAGCTGGCAGAGAATGTGTATAAGACCGTGAACCCGCTTGAGGCCACGCCGGGAGTACCGGAGGGATGGAAGGATATCAGTAATGATGCGGGTGCTTTGCAAAAGTTTGGCCTTAAAAGCAAAGATCTTTTCGATAGAGCTGACTCACCTGATTTTCTGTCACGCGTATATCAGCCTGATCCGGGTGTATTCGGTAAAGACATGAATTCGACGCTGGTTTTTAGAGGATCGAGGGAACCGGGGTTGCCATCGCTTTCAGAGCATCTGGACTCGCTGCGAAATAAAAATGGATTCGCCTCAATAAAAAATGGTGCCGACTGGGCGAATAACTTTAAGCAAGGAATAGGGTTTGAAGCACCTTATTACCGCAGTGCAGTGCAACTGGGTGAAAAAATAGCAATGTCTTCCCAGCCGATTGATATTGCTGGTCATTCTTTAGGGGGCGGCTTGGCCTCGGCAACGTCTATAGCGAGTGGAAAAGCGGCCTGGACATTTAATGCGTCAGGGTTAAATAGCGGGACAGTAGAAAAATATGGCGGACGTTTGTTGGGAAGCGCTGAAAACATACAGGCCTACCGCGTCAAAGGAGAGCTGCTGACTAAAATTCAGGAAGTCGATCTTGTTGAGGACTTTAAAATGGTGAGAGGACATGTCCCGTCCTTAATCGCTAAAGAAGAGTTGTCAGCACTGGCACCTGATGCCGCAGGTATTCCTCATGATCTGCCTGGTGGGGTTGGTGGAGCACTCGACAGGCACGGGATTGGACAAGCCATTAATTGTATAGAACAGCAAAAAGACGAAGATATTTCGATAATCAGGAGTCGTTTGTGA
- a CDS encoding PP2C family serine/threonine-protein phosphatase: MNIATASLSRQGTRASNQDQTGETIGERSACFVVCDGIAGLPGGEVAAELARNSIISRFDGDKHLNAQHIRDYVQTANRTILSEQQAVQDYRRMGTTLVSLFIDRDYRLAYWAHAGDSRLYLFRRGWLWHVTTDHSLVQQMKDAGHQTDNLNSNLLYLALGIENGGPEASYSDVVQVEDGDAFLLCTDGFWHGVSEEQMKQSLHMVNTPQEWLTLMNQIIQKNAEQEGNAQDNYTALAVWMGNPQDTTLLHTLSDAAQFLPCGTD; this comes from the coding sequence CCAGACGGGAGAAACCATAGGGGAACGTTCAGCCTGCTTTGTCGTCTGTGACGGCATCGCTGGTCTGCCGGGCGGTGAGGTGGCCGCTGAACTGGCCCGCAACAGCATCATCTCCCGTTTTGATGGCGACAAACACCTTAATGCGCAGCATATTCGTGACTATGTGCAAACCGCGAATCGCACCATTCTCAGCGAACAGCAGGCGGTGCAGGACTATCGCCGGATGGGTACCACCCTGGTCAGCCTGTTTATCGACCGGGATTACCGTCTGGCCTACTGGGCACACGCCGGGGACAGCCGTCTGTACCTGTTTCGTCGCGGCTGGCTGTGGCATGTCACCACCGACCACAGCCTGGTTCAGCAGATGAAAGATGCCGGTCACCAGACCGATAACCTCAACAGCAACCTGCTGTATCTGGCGCTGGGCATTGAAAACGGTGGTCCGGAAGCGAGCTACAGCGACGTGGTGCAGGTTGAAGACGGCGATGCCTTTTTACTCTGCACCGACGGTTTCTGGCACGGCGTCAGCGAAGAGCAGATGAAACAGTCGCTGCATATGGTCAACACCCCACAGGAGTGGCTGACCTTAATGAACCAAATCATTCAAAAGAATGCTGAACAGGAGGGGAATGCTCAGGATAACTATACGGCGCTGGCGGTATGGATGGGCAACCCTCAGGACACCACTTTGCTGCATACGCTCTCTGACGCAGCACAATTTCTTCCCTGCGGAACTGACTAG
- the tssF gene encoding type VI secretion system baseplate subunit TssF, with translation MESKLLEYYNRELAYLREMGAEFAERYPKVAGRLGMRGIEVADPYTERLMEGFAFLTSRVQMKMDAEFPRFSQRLLEMIAPNYLAPTPSMAIAEIQPDSSRGDLSNGFIVPRGTMMDSLALKKTGVTCSYTTAHEVNLLPLEIDKVELGGVPADLPLTQLGLGQQGISSALRIRIACDGPQNLGHLDFDRLEFFLSGPDIEALKLLELVMEHHVGLVCQTVSKHPQRDVLASDALRQEGFDADQSLLPDDLRNFDGYRLLQEYFAFPARFRFISLSGLSKLLQRCENEKSFDIFILLDKTDEQLERVVDASHLALHCTPVINLFPKVAARQKLSEGQHEYHLVVDNIRPLDYEIYAVNKIYGSADGQRDDQTFRPFWSTWSGDAGNYGAYFSLRREQRVLSEHALRYGTRTGYIGSEVFVSLVDEQHAPWQENLRYISAEVLCTSRDLPLMLQQELGQFIMADSMPVKSLTLRKGPTPPRPALAEGFSTWRLISQLQMNYLSLMDSENEDGAAALRQLLGLYANLAETPVARQVEGVRHCVLEPVHRRVPEPGPVVFARGIGITLTVDERAFSGASPWLFGSVLERLFARLVSINSFTEFTLKSQQRGEIGYWAPRMGKRALV, from the coding sequence GTGGAAAGTAAACTGCTCGAATATTACAACCGTGAGTTGGCCTATCTGCGTGAGATGGGCGCCGAATTTGCCGAGCGCTATCCCAAAGTGGCCGGACGGCTGGGCATGCGCGGCATCGAAGTGGCGGATCCGTACACCGAACGACTGATGGAGGGCTTTGCCTTTCTGACCTCGCGCGTGCAGATGAAAATGGACGCGGAGTTTCCGCGCTTCTCCCAGCGTTTGCTGGAGATGATTGCGCCGAACTATCTCGCGCCCACTCCGTCCATGGCGATTGCTGAAATTCAGCCTGACAGCAGTCGTGGCGATTTGAGCAACGGTTTTATCGTGCCGCGCGGCACAATGATGGACAGCCTGGCGCTGAAAAAAACCGGCGTGACCTGCAGCTACACCACGGCGCATGAGGTGAACCTGCTGCCGCTGGAAATCGACAAGGTTGAGCTGGGCGGTGTACCTGCCGACCTGCCCCTGACGCAGCTGGGTCTGGGCCAGCAGGGGATCAGCAGCGCCTTACGGATCCGCATTGCCTGCGACGGTCCGCAAAACCTCGGCCACCTTGATTTTGACCGCCTGGAGTTTTTCCTCAGCGGCCCGGATATCGAGGCGTTAAAGCTGCTGGAGCTGGTGATGGAGCACCATGTCGGGCTGGTCTGCCAGACCGTCAGCAAACATCCGCAGCGTGATGTGCTGGCGTCTGATGCCCTGCGTCAGGAAGGGTTTGATGCGGATCAGTCGCTACTCCCGGACGACCTGCGCAACTTTGACGGCTACCGTCTCCTACAGGAGTACTTTGCTTTTCCGGCCCGTTTCCGCTTCATCAGCCTGAGCGGGCTGAGCAAACTGCTCCAGCGCTGCGAAAACGAAAAATCCTTCGATATCTTTATTCTGCTGGATAAAACCGATGAACAGCTGGAGCGCGTTGTCGATGCCAGCCATCTGGCCCTGCACTGCACGCCGGTGATCAACCTGTTCCCGAAAGTGGCGGCGCGTCAGAAGCTGAGCGAAGGCCAGCATGAATACCATCTGGTGGTGGATAACATCCGTCCGCTGGATTACGAAATTTACGCGGTGAACAAGATATACGGCAGCGCGGATGGTCAGCGCGACGACCAGACGTTTCGTCCGTTCTGGAGCACCTGGAGCGGGGATGCGGGCAACTATGGTGCCTATTTCTCCCTGCGTCGGGAGCAACGCGTGCTTTCAGAACATGCCCTGCGTTACGGCACCCGCACCGGCTACATCGGCTCGGAGGTGTTTGTCTCGCTGGTGGATGAGCAGCATGCGCCCTGGCAGGAGAACCTGCGCTATATCTCGGCCGAGGTGCTGTGCACCAGCCGGGATCTGCCGCTGATGCTGCAGCAGGAGCTGGGACAGTTCATTATGGCCGACTCCATGCCGGTGAAGTCTCTGACCTTGCGCAAGGGGCCGACGCCGCCGCGTCCGGCGCTGGCAGAAGGGTTCAGCACCTGGCGGTTGATCAGCCAGCTACAGATGAACTACCTCAGCCTGATGGACAGCGAAAATGAAGACGGTGCCGCCGCGCTGCGTCAGCTGTTAGGGCTGTACGCCAATCTCGCGGAGACGCCGGTTGCGCGTCAGGTAGAAGGGGTTCGTCACTGCGTGCTGGAGCCGGTTCACCGCCGCGTGCCCGAGCCGGGACCGGTGGTCTTCGCCCGCGGCATCGGCATTACCCTGACGGTGGATGAACGTGCGTTTTCCGGTGCCAGCCCCTGGCTTTTCGGTAGCGTGCTGGAGCGGCTGTTTGCCCGGCTGGTGTCGATCAACAGCTTCACGGAGTTCACCCTGAAAAGTCAGCAGCGCGGCGAGATCGGTTACTGGGCGCCGCGCATGGGTAAAAGGGCACTGGTATGA
- a CDS encoding type VI secretion system accessory protein TagJ, translating into MNTLYQHLAGESLSDALVRLENEIKARPADADLRAAFVQFLTLSGNWTRALTQLKSWLALKPQAKPTVTLLEQCLQGELQRAQVMAGERRPAMPEAQWPWLTTLAAALSESDERAHALRLEALEQAQASAGQLTLENDETQAFEWLMDGDARLGPVCETLVNGRYFWLPFSAIAEIRFQAPASVTDLVWRHALVRLTDGTEQVCQIPARYPFAADAADAVKLARTTEWLPLDDDGTLYEGLGQKAWLSEQSESPLLSLSLVTFATDGAHE; encoded by the coding sequence ATGAATACGCTCTATCAACATCTGGCGGGGGAGTCGCTCAGCGACGCGCTGGTGCGTCTTGAAAACGAGATTAAAGCCCGTCCGGCGGATGCCGATCTCCGTGCCGCGTTTGTGCAGTTTCTCACCCTCAGCGGTAACTGGACGCGCGCACTGACCCAGCTGAAAAGCTGGCTGGCGCTTAAGCCGCAGGCGAAACCCACCGTTACCCTGCTGGAACAGTGCCTGCAGGGAGAACTGCAGCGTGCGCAGGTGATGGCGGGAGAACGTCGTCCGGCCATGCCGGAAGCCCAGTGGCCATGGCTGACCACCCTTGCCGCCGCGCTGAGCGAGAGCGATGAACGCGCTCACGCGCTGCGTCTGGAAGCCCTTGAACAAGCGCAGGCGAGCGCGGGTCAGTTGACGCTTGAGAATGATGAGACGCAGGCCTTTGAATGGCTGATGGACGGCGATGCCCGTCTGGGGCCGGTGTGCGAAACCCTTGTTAACGGCCGTTACTTCTGGCTGCCGTTTAGCGCTATCGCGGAGATCCGTTTCCAGGCTCCGGCCAGCGTCACCGATCTGGTCTGGCGTCATGCGCTGGTGCGTTTGACCGATGGGACGGAGCAGGTGTGTCAGATCCCGGCGCGTTATCCTTTTGCCGCCGATGCCGCTGACGCCGTTAAACTCGCACGCACCACCGAGTGGCTGCCGCTCGATGATGACGGCACTCTGTATGAAGGGTTGGGGCAGAAAGCCTGGCTCAGCGAGCAAAGCGAAAGCCCGCTGCTGTCGCTGAGTCTCGTCACTTTTGCAACGGATGGAGCCCATGAGTAA